One Trichomycterus rosablanca isolate fTriRos1 chromosome 12, fTriRos1.hap1, whole genome shotgun sequence DNA window includes the following coding sequences:
- the agr1 gene encoding anterior gradient 1 produces MSRWCLYVFLILVFCDVALLKKKKAAQTLSRGWGDDITWVQTYEEGLSKMKESNKPLMVIHHLEECPYSQALRKAFAENKDIQKMAQNDFIMLNLIHETTDPNMAPDGHYVPRILFVDPSMTVRADIISKYSNKLYAYEPEDMDHLEENMAKAKLYHIEL; encoded by the exons ATGTCTCGCTGGTGTCTGTACGTCTTCCTGATTCTGGTGTTCTGCGATGTGGCCTTgctcaaaaaaaagaaagctgcACAGACTCTCTCCAGAG gcTGGGGAGACGACATCACCTGGGTTCAGACCTATGAAGAAGGGTTGTCCAAAATGAAAGAGAG CAATAAGCCTCTGATGGTTATTCATCACTTGGAGGAATGTCCGTACAGTCAAG CTCTCAGAAAGGCTTTTGCTGAGAACAAGGATATCCAGAAGATGGCTCAGAATGATTTCATCATGCTCAATTTAATA CACGAGACGACGGATCCTAATATGGCTCCTGACGGCCACTATGTTCCTAGGATTCTCTTTGTTG ATCCCTCAATGACGGTACGAGCCGACATCATTAGCAAGTACTCGAACAAGCTGTACGCCTATGAACCTGAAGACATGGACCATT tggAGGAGAACATGGCAAAAGCCAAGTTGTATCACATCGAGCTGTAA